The proteins below are encoded in one region of Arenibacter algicola:
- a CDS encoding cold-shock protein: MTGTVKFFNESKGYGFITNDDTGKDIFVHATALNGTELNEGDKVEYQEEEGRKGIVAAKVQVIG, translated from the coding sequence ATGACTGGAACTGTAAAATTTTTTAATGAATCCAAGGGATATGGCTTCATTACCAACGATGACACGGGTAAGGACATTTTTGTTCATGCTACTGCATTAAACGGAACTGAACTTAACGAAGGAGACAAAGTAGAATATCAGGAAGAAGAAGGGCGCAAGGGTATAGTTGCTGCAAAAGTGCAAGTAATTGGCTAA
- a CDS encoding nucleoside deaminase: MINPFDDNYFMKKALQEAEAAFEIGEVPVGAVIVVENRIIARAHNLTERLNDVTAHAEMQAITAAANFLGGKYLHNCTLYVTLEPCQMCAGALYWSQISKIVYAAKDMDRGFVTMGTKIHPKTELVNGVMEEEASEILKRFFIQKRNLN, translated from the coding sequence ATGATAAACCCGTTTGACGACAACTATTTTATGAAAAAGGCCTTACAAGAGGCAGAAGCTGCTTTTGAAATAGGTGAGGTGCCTGTTGGGGCCGTTATTGTTGTTGAGAACAGGATCATTGCCAGGGCACATAATTTAACCGAGCGTTTAAACGATGTTACGGCACATGCCGAGATGCAGGCCATTACGGCAGCAGCCAATTTTTTGGGGGGCAAATATCTTCACAATTGCACCCTATATGTAACCCTGGAGCCTTGTCAAATGTGTGCAGGTGCTCTGTATTGGAGCCAAATTTCCAAAATTGTCTATGCAGCAAAGGATATGGATAGGGGCTTTGTAACCATGGGAACCAAAATACATCCCAAAACCGAATTGGTGAACGGGGTAATGGAGGAGGAAGCATCGGAAATTTTAAAACGCTTCTTTATTCAGAAGCGCAATTTAAATTAG
- a CDS encoding RagB/SusD family nutrient uptake outer membrane protein encodes MKIAIRIKVLFMTMIGFLVFGCTIEDGKDLNGPETVSISDGVSRPELPQVVSGILADMRDRLNTQVDVISVVGRDYWRHQSSDPRWTGDLMTGVLDDNAFYLTTPYAARYAVVKECNLLLEGLENTTTDFSEAEKSAIRGFANTIKAHELLTVLNMLYQNGIRTDVADPDNLGGFEGYDAALNTILGLLNSAATDLATGGDVSPNTLGVSYLEFNRALTARVAAYQGNNSLVLSALDDSFMDFAGDMYLGAYYQFSAAGSDELNQLFFAKNSTGANARIAHPDFVNSAEAGDNRLDKAVLRTDGPLNIGGLTPGTHDVYIYESNTDPVAMIRNEELILLYAEANMTDNPGEAEMAINVVRNAAGLGPVLPGSVDEDRLLYERRYSLFAEGHRWIDLRRFDRLDELVIDRAGDNRVTQFPIPQNEGQ; translated from the coding sequence ATGAAAATCGCAATTAGAATAAAAGTTCTATTTATGACCATGATCGGATTTCTGGTTTTTGGTTGTACTATTGAAGATGGGAAAGATCTGAATGGACCAGAAACAGTATCCATTTCGGACGGAGTTTCCAGACCGGAATTGCCTCAAGTGGTATCTGGAATTTTAGCCGATATGAGAGATCGATTGAATACTCAGGTAGATGTTATTTCTGTAGTAGGAAGGGATTATTGGAGACATCAAAGTTCCGATCCCAGATGGACCGGAGATCTTATGACGGGTGTATTGGATGACAACGCCTTTTATCTTACAACCCCATATGCCGCCAGATATGCGGTGGTAAAGGAATGTAACCTTTTGTTGGAAGGACTGGAGAACACTACAACTGATTTTTCGGAAGCCGAGAAAAGTGCTATTAGGGGATTTGCCAATACCATAAAAGCTCATGAACTGTTGACAGTGTTAAACATGTTATATCAAAATGGTATACGCACTGATGTGGCCGATCCTGATAATTTGGGAGGTTTTGAGGGCTATGATGCCGCACTTAACACCATTTTGGGCTTGTTAAATAGTGCTGCCACTGATTTGGCAACAGGTGGGGATGTATCCCCAAATACTTTGGGTGTGTCCTATTTGGAATTCAATAGGGCATTGACAGCAAGGGTGGCCGCTTATCAAGGAAATAATTCATTGGTATTAAGTGCTCTGGATGATTCTTTCATGGACTTCGCGGGAGACATGTACCTAGGAGCATATTACCAATTTTCGGCAGCGGGTTCGGATGAATTAAATCAATTATTTTTTGCCAAGAATTCCACTGGGGCCAACGCTAGAATAGCGCATCCTGATTTTGTTAATTCCGCTGAGGCAGGGGATAATAGGTTGGATAAGGCAGTTTTAAGAACAGATGGACCTCTGAATATTGGGGGTTTAACTCCTGGCACCCATGATGTATATATTTATGAGTCCAACACGGACCCTGTGGCCATGATCAGAAATGAGGAGTTAATTCTTTTATATGCCGAGGCTAATATGACAGATAACCCAGGAGAAGCTGAAATGGCTATCAATGTGGTGAGAAATGCTGCTGGACTTGGCCCAGTCCTTCCAGGTAGTGTGGATGAGGACAGACTTTTGTATGAAAGGAGATATTCCTTATTTGCAGAGGGTCATCGCTGGATAGATTTAAGAAGGTTTGATAGGCTGGATGAGTTGGTAATAGATAGGGCAGGAGACAATAGGGTGACACAATTTCCTATCCCACAGAATGAAGGTCAATAA
- a CDS encoding chloride channel protein: MAALKKSWLTNFLVWRAKHISQRQFIYLLSVLVGFTSGIAAVILKNLTHFFQHLLEGNLVRYYHQAFYFVFPIIGFTTVYLIIKYIIRHKVSHGIPSTLFAISKKKGIMRKYQMFGSILTAPITVGFGGSVGLEGPTVATGAAISSNISRMFHVNQTTRNLLIGCAAAGAMSSIFKAPIAAIIFAIEVFSLDLTIASMLPLLLASLSGIITSYFFFGNDILLPFKLEDDFIMSDIPFYLVLGLFAGLTSIYFTEVYERVQKLFDKIDSPVKRLLYGGIAIGILIYLVPPLYGEGFDVINNLIKGNPEKVLENNIFQLDLTNAWLVIGLLAGLVFFKIIACALTFGAGGVGGIFAPTLFMGSIMGNCIAKAINSVGIFPNQISESNFTLVGMAGLMAGVLHAPLTAIFLIAEVTGGYELFIPLMITSAISFSITKYVHSHSVYNMELGRKGELITHDKDHAVLTLMDIDKVIEDSFVPIYPEMNLGDIVHQAVVKSNRNIFPVIDKEDNTLLGIILLDDIRPIMFDQKLYKEVMAADIMNTPPEIIELDKDKMTDIMEKFQNSGAWNLPVIKDEKYVGFISKSKLLTAYRRKLINLTS; the protein is encoded by the coding sequence ATGGCAGCACTAAAAAAATCTTGGCTTACCAACTTTTTGGTTTGGCGCGCAAAACATATTTCCCAAAGGCAATTTATTTACCTGCTCAGTGTTTTGGTTGGGTTTACCTCTGGGATAGCAGCCGTTATACTTAAAAATTTAACCCACTTTTTTCAACATTTATTGGAAGGCAATTTGGTGAGGTATTACCACCAGGCCTTTTACTTCGTTTTCCCTATTATAGGATTTACCACTGTTTACCTGATTATTAAATATATAATCCGGCACAAGGTGAGCCACGGCATACCATCCACCCTTTTTGCGATTTCCAAAAAAAAGGGAATCATGCGGAAATATCAGATGTTTGGATCCATACTTACAGCACCAATAACTGTTGGTTTTGGAGGTTCGGTTGGATTGGAGGGTCCCACTGTGGCTACGGGAGCGGCAATAAGCTCCAATATTTCACGGATGTTCCACGTAAACCAGACCACAAGGAACTTACTCATAGGTTGTGCGGCAGCCGGAGCCATGTCCTCCATATTTAAAGCCCCTATTGCCGCCATTATTTTTGCTATTGAGGTATTTAGCCTGGATCTGACCATCGCCTCCATGTTGCCCTTGCTCTTAGCGTCACTTTCGGGAATTATAACCTCCTATTTTTTCTTCGGGAACGATATTCTTTTACCCTTTAAACTTGAAGATGACTTTATAATGTCCGACATTCCCTTTTACCTAGTTCTTGGGTTATTTGCGGGCTTAACTTCCATATATTTTACAGAAGTATATGAACGGGTCCAAAAGCTATTTGACAAAATAGATTCCCCCGTAAAAAGGTTGCTCTATGGAGGAATTGCCATTGGAATATTAATATATCTGGTCCCTCCTTTATATGGGGAAGGTTTTGATGTTATCAACAACCTCATCAAGGGCAACCCTGAAAAGGTATTGGAAAATAACATTTTTCAATTGGACCTAACAAATGCCTGGTTGGTAATAGGATTACTTGCAGGATTGGTCTTTTTTAAAATTATTGCCTGTGCCCTAACTTTTGGAGCCGGGGGCGTTGGGGGTATCTTTGCCCCTACACTATTTATGGGAAGTATAATGGGCAATTGCATTGCCAAAGCAATTAACAGTGTTGGAATCTTCCCAAACCAAATTTCTGAAAGTAATTTTACACTAGTGGGAATGGCCGGTCTAATGGCCGGGGTACTCCACGCCCCACTTACGGCAATATTCCTTATAGCGGAGGTTACAGGGGGGTATGAATTGTTTATTCCGTTAATGATAACCTCAGCAATCTCCTTTTCCATAACCAAATACGTACACTCACACTCTGTCTACAACATGGAATTGGGTAGAAAGGGAGAATTAATTACACATGATAAGGACCATGCCGTTTTGACTTTGATGGATATAGACAAGGTTATTGAGGATAGTTTTGTGCCTATATACCCTGAGATGAACCTAGGGGATATTGTACACCAAGCGGTGGTAAAATCCAATAGAAATATATTTCCTGTAATTGATAAGGAAGACAATACACTATTGGGGATTATTTTATTGGATGACATACGCCCCATTATGTTCGATCAGAAATTGTACAAAGAAGTGATGGCGGCCGACATAATGAACACCCCCCCTGAAATTATTGAATTGGACAAGGATAAAATGACGGATATTATGGAGAAATTTCAAAATAGTGGTGCTTGGAACCTGCCCGTTATTAAGGATGAAAAGTATGTTGGTTTTATCTCCAAATCCAAGCTCTTGACCGCTTACAGAAGAAAATTAATAAATTTAACCTCATAA
- a CDS encoding toxin-antitoxin system YwqK family antitoxin, whose product MKGITLIFALIFSVVINAQDIKPVFEQDGEMLKATYYHDNGVVSQEGQFLNGKLHGEWKMFAEDGKKIAMGEYTEGKKTGKWFFWDAKKLKEVDFVDSKIANVTEWNSMGQLAVNK is encoded by the coding sequence ATGAAAGGAATAACACTAATTTTTGCACTAATATTTTCAGTTGTAATCAACGCACAAGATATAAAGCCTGTTTTTGAACAAGATGGTGAAATGTTAAAAGCCACCTATTATCATGATAATGGAGTAGTTTCCCAAGAAGGTCAATTTTTAAACGGAAAACTTCATGGAGAATGGAAGATGTTTGCTGAAGATGGGAAGAAAATCGCCATGGGTGAATATACCGAAGGAAAGAAAACAGGAAAATGGTTCTTCTGGGATGCAAAGAAATTAAAAGAAGTAGATTTTGTTGACAGTAAAATCGCCAATGTAACCGAATGGAACAGTATGGGCCAATTAGCGGTGAATAAATAA
- the aspS gene encoding aspartate--tRNA ligase produces the protein MYRSHNCGELRETHQQTQVTLSGWVQTVRDKGFVVWADLRDRYGITQLIFDEERSSKEIMEVAKSLGREFVIQVKGTVIERTSKNPNIPTGNVEVLVSEIKILNKSLVPPFTIEDQTDGGEDIRMKFRYLDIRRNPVKNNLIFRHKVAIEVRKYLSDQGFIEVETPYLIKSTPEGARDFVVPSRMNEGQFYALPQSPQTFKQLLMVGGMDKYFQIVKCFRDEDLRADRQPEFTQIDCEMAFVEQEDILNVFEGLTRHLLQEIKGVSIDKFPRMTYDDAMKKYGNDKPDIRFGMEFGELNALAQHKDFAIFNEAELVVGIAIPGGAAYTRKEIDALVDWVRRPQIGAKGMVYAKYNNDGSFKSSVDKFYDQEDLAKWAEATGAKAGDLICVLSGDTNKTRTQLSALRMEIAQRLGLRKKDEFAPLWVIDFPLLELDEETGHYHAMHHPFTSPKPGQLELLDTDPGAVKANAYDLVLNGNEIGGGSIRIHDKQIQATMFRHLGFSPEEAKAQFGFLMDAFQYGAPPHGGLAFGLDRLVAILGGQETIRDFIAFPKNNSGRDVMIDAPAPIDGLQLKELHLKLDL, from the coding sequence ATGTATAGAAGTCATAATTGCGGTGAATTGCGGGAAACCCATCAACAGACACAAGTAACCTTGTCAGGATGGGTACAAACAGTAAGGGACAAAGGTTTTGTGGTATGGGCCGATCTTCGGGATCGATATGGTATTACCCAGCTCATTTTTGATGAGGAACGTTCTTCCAAAGAAATTATGGAAGTCGCAAAATCCTTGGGTCGCGAATTTGTGATACAGGTCAAAGGAACCGTAATTGAAAGAACTTCAAAAAACCCAAACATACCTACTGGAAATGTGGAAGTACTGGTCTCTGAGATCAAAATACTTAACAAATCCCTGGTGCCGCCTTTCACCATAGAAGACCAGACAGATGGGGGCGAAGATATCCGCATGAAATTCCGATATCTGGACATCCGTAGAAATCCTGTAAAGAACAACCTCATTTTTCGGCATAAAGTAGCCATTGAGGTTAGAAAATATCTCTCAGACCAAGGTTTTATTGAAGTGGAAACCCCTTATTTGATAAAATCTACCCCAGAGGGCGCCCGCGATTTTGTGGTTCCCAGCAGAATGAACGAAGGCCAGTTCTATGCCCTGCCACAATCTCCCCAAACATTTAAACAATTATTGATGGTTGGGGGAATGGACAAGTACTTCCAGATCGTTAAATGCTTTAGGGACGAAGACCTTAGGGCAGACCGGCAACCGGAATTTACACAAATCGACTGTGAGATGGCCTTTGTGGAACAGGAAGATATTTTAAATGTTTTTGAGGGACTGACCAGACATTTGTTACAAGAAATAAAAGGTGTCTCTATTGACAAGTTCCCAAGAATGACTTATGATGACGCCATGAAAAAATATGGCAACGATAAACCGGATATCCGCTTTGGAATGGAATTCGGCGAACTTAACGCCCTTGCCCAACATAAGGACTTTGCAATATTTAACGAGGCCGAATTGGTGGTGGGTATTGCAATCCCCGGGGGAGCGGCCTATACCCGAAAGGAAATTGACGCACTGGTAGACTGGGTAAGAAGACCTCAAATAGGGGCCAAAGGAATGGTCTATGCCAAATATAACAACGACGGCTCCTTCAAATCTTCGGTAGACAAATTTTACGATCAGGAAGATTTAGCTAAATGGGCAGAAGCCACCGGAGCAAAGGCGGGGGACCTAATTTGCGTACTATCGGGAGACACCAATAAAACAAGGACACAGTTAAGCGCACTTAGAATGGAAATTGCCCAACGTTTAGGGCTACGCAAAAAGGATGAGTTTGCTCCTCTCTGGGTAATAGATTTTCCATTATTGGAACTGGACGAGGAGACTGGCCACTACCATGCCATGCACCATCCGTTTACCTCTCCCAAACCTGGACAATTGGAGTTGTTGGATACCGATCCGGGAGCTGTAAAGGCCAATGCCTATGATCTGGTGTTGAATGGCAACGAAATTGGCGGTGGATCCATACGTATTCACGATAAGCAGATCCAGGCCACCATGTTTAGACATCTTGGTTTTAGTCCTGAGGAAGCCAAGGCACAATTTGGGTTTTTAATGGATGCCTTTCAATATGGGGCACCACCACATGGGGGATTGGCATTTGGATTGGACAGGTTGGTGGCCATTTTGGGCGGACAGGAAACTATTCGCGATTTTATAGCTTTTCCAAAAAATAATAGTGGCCGCGATGTCATGATCGATGCCCCTGCCCCGATTGACGGTTTGCAGTTGAAGGAACTGCACCTAAAATTGGATTTATAA
- a CDS encoding SusC/RagA family TonB-linked outer membrane protein, translating to MKQKLIKKNMFLFFLMAPLLLLAQDVVKGKVTDSSLGDPLPGVNVVIKGTTTGTTTDFDGNYELSVDNFPSILVFSSLGYASKEMQLSGPSTLNVALDESATGLEEVVVTGLATSVKRSNAANAVASVSAEELTGRTPPQTLDGALAGKFAGAQITAASGAPGGGMSVKLRGVTSINGQGQPLYIIDGVYVNNNSVYAGGLNEISNAAGGGASSTDSQDNASNRIADINPDDIQNIEILKGASASAIYGSRAAAGVIIITTKKGKAGKTKINVSQALGWNEAVNLLGQRNWTAALAESVYGEGALYTAAESAGRLRDYEKVIYGEKGFITNTNLSISGGGEKTSFFGSFTNNEEDGIVKRTGASKQSLRLNVDHRITDDIKLSLTGNYLKSSADRGFFNNDNSNTTIGVSLLFTRPWDYLLPDADGNYPDHPANSSNQIHTRDVMTNNESVSRLIAGGALDVNLFRNENQSLKMILKAGVDTYTLKTTVFFPRELQFMSPAVGGVDGLSSDGTTQNADANFSGFLVHNFRTDNELSFTTQAGVTNEQFSQNTVRVTSTGLIASEQNVDQAANVKVDQFRLEQEDAGFFVQEEVNYQDKIVGTLGIRGDKSSNNGDANKLFYYPKASLAANIHNFDFWNIEAMNQLKLRAAYGEAGNFAPNGALFTTYINSLISGNVGIITPATLGDPSIQPERQKEFEIGLDAGFFNNKVTLEFTWYNKKVEDLILQADNEPSSGYTFRWANAGALENKGAEIGLNVNAFDSENFSWDSGIIWFRNRSEITELTVASFDTQGFGTGLGTFRIEEGKSATQIVGNDENGNVVALGDAEPDFQMSFNNNFKYKDFTLSFFWHWKKGGDNVNLSRLLSDFGNTSADYDKMNLDPSGTLNNGDYRKSAFGGGFADPFVEDASYLKLREIGLYYNLPENALQKLFNGNVSNVKVGLSGHNIINIFDYNSYDPEVSNFGSTAAGIGIEVAPFPSSKRFMFHLSIGL from the coding sequence ATGAAACAGAAATTAATTAAGAAGAACATGTTCTTATTTTTCTTAATGGCACCTCTGCTATTATTGGCTCAGGATGTTGTTAAGGGAAAGGTAACGGACTCAAGTCTCGGAGATCCACTTCCTGGGGTAAATGTGGTCATTAAAGGAACCACTACGGGGACTACTACGGATTTTGATGGTAATTATGAACTTTCGGTCGATAATTTTCCATCCATTCTTGTGTTTTCCTCCTTGGGGTATGCCTCAAAGGAAATGCAGTTAAGCGGGCCAAGTACTTTAAATGTGGCTTTGGATGAATCTGCAACTGGTTTGGAGGAGGTTGTTGTGACAGGTCTGGCCACCTCGGTAAAACGAAGTAATGCAGCTAATGCTGTTGCTTCGGTATCTGCAGAGGAGCTAACGGGTAGGACGCCGCCACAAACTTTGGATGGTGCCTTGGCCGGGAAATTTGCTGGTGCGCAAATTACAGCTGCATCTGGAGCACCTGGGGGCGGTATGTCCGTAAAATTAAGAGGTGTAACCTCCATTAATGGGCAAGGTCAACCACTGTATATTATAGATGGGGTATATGTGAACAATAATAGCGTATATGCGGGGGGATTAAACGAAATTTCCAATGCTGCAGGTGGAGGGGCTTCATCTACGGATTCACAGGATAATGCATCCAACAGAATTGCGGATATTAATCCAGACGACATTCAAAATATCGAGATTCTTAAGGGTGCTTCTGCCTCCGCAATTTACGGATCTAGGGCAGCGGCCGGTGTAATTATTATCACAACCAAGAAAGGGAAGGCTGGTAAAACAAAAATAAATGTTTCTCAAGCTTTAGGGTGGAATGAGGCCGTAAACCTGCTTGGACAAAGAAATTGGACTGCGGCCTTGGCAGAGAGTGTTTATGGGGAAGGGGCCTTATATACTGCTGCTGAATCTGCGGGAAGACTAAGGGATTATGAGAAGGTGATATATGGGGAAAAGGGTTTTATCACCAATACCAACCTTAGTATTTCAGGTGGGGGCGAAAAGACCTCATTTTTTGGAAGTTTTACCAATAATGAGGAAGATGGAATTGTTAAAAGGACAGGAGCCTCCAAACAATCGCTTAGGTTAAATGTTGACCATAGGATAACAGACGATATTAAATTATCCTTGACCGGAAATTACTTGAAGTCCAGTGCTGATAGGGGATTCTTTAACAATGACAACTCCAATACTACTATAGGAGTTTCCCTTTTGTTTACTAGACCTTGGGACTATTTGCTTCCCGATGCGGATGGTAATTATCCTGACCACCCTGCTAATTCCTCCAATCAAATTCATACGCGTGATGTCATGACAAATAATGAATCTGTAAGCCGTTTAATAGCAGGTGGGGCTTTGGATGTTAATTTATTTAGAAATGAAAATCAAAGTTTGAAAATGATTTTAAAGGCTGGTGTTGATACCTATACCTTAAAAACCACAGTTTTTTTTCCAAGGGAATTGCAGTTTATGAGTCCGGCCGTAGGGGGAGTGGATGGTTTGTCCTCTGACGGTACTACCCAGAATGCCGATGCGAACTTTTCGGGTTTTTTGGTACACAATTTCCGTACAGATAATGAACTTAGTTTTACTACCCAAGCTGGTGTCACCAATGAACAATTTTCCCAAAATACAGTTAGGGTTACTTCTACAGGCTTAATAGCTTCTGAGCAAAATGTGGATCAAGCGGCCAATGTAAAAGTAGATCAATTTAGGTTGGAGCAGGAAGATGCCGGTTTTTTCGTTCAGGAAGAAGTTAATTACCAGGATAAAATTGTGGGAACTCTCGGTATAAGGGGAGATAAATCTTCCAACAATGGCGATGCCAATAAGTTGTTTTACTATCCAAAAGCTTCATTGGCGGCAAATATTCACAACTTCGATTTTTGGAATATTGAGGCAATGAATCAATTGAAATTGAGGGCAGCATACGGGGAAGCAGGTAACTTTGCTCCCAATGGGGCATTATTTACAACGTATATCAACTCTTTAATAAGTGGTAATGTAGGGATTATTACTCCTGCAACCCTTGGAGATCCATCTATACAGCCAGAAAGACAAAAGGAATTTGAAATAGGTCTGGATGCTGGATTTTTTAACAACAAGGTAACCTTGGAATTCACTTGGTATAATAAAAAAGTGGAAGACCTTATTCTCCAAGCGGACAACGAACCATCTTCGGGTTATACCTTCCGTTGGGCCAATGCCGGTGCTCTGGAAAATAAAGGAGCGGAAATAGGTTTAAACGTAAATGCTTTTGATTCTGAAAATTTTTCTTGGGATTCCGGTATAATTTGGTTTAGGAATAGATCCGAAATAACAGAATTAACCGTGGCGTCTTTTGATACCCAAGGTTTTGGTACTGGTTTGGGGACATTTAGGATAGAAGAGGGTAAAAGTGCCACACAGATTGTTGGTAATGACGAAAATGGTAACGTTGTGGCATTAGGAGATGCCGAGCCCGATTTTCAAATGTCCTTCAACAATAATTTCAAATACAAAGATTTTACCTTATCGTTTTTTTGGCATTGGAAGAAAGGGGGAGATAATGTAAACCTTAGTAGGCTGCTCTCGGATTTTGGCAATACTAGTGCCGATTATGATAAGATGAATTTGGACCCATCAGGTACCTTGAATAATGGAGATTATAGAAAAAGTGCATTTGGTGGGGGTTTTGCCGATCCCTTTGTGGAAGATGCATCTTATTTGAAATTAAGGGAGATAGGGTTGTATTATAACCTTCCGGAAAATGCGCTCCAGAAACTTTTTAATGGCAATGTTTCCAATGTAAAAGTTGGACTTTCCGGACACAATATCATCAATATTTTTGATTATAATAGCTATGATCCAGAAGTTTCCAATTTTGGATCGACTGCTGCAGGAATAGGAATTGAGGTAGCACCATTTCCATCGTCCAAACGATTCATGTTTCACTTGTCAATTGGACTTTAA